The window CGGGCGGCGCTGGCACGGGCGGCAGCGGCAGCGGCGGAGCGGGCGGGCAGGGCGCGCTCGATGATGGCGGCGCATCCGGCGGCGCGGGCGCCACGGACGCCGCCTCCGACAGCCCCGGCGCCGCCGACGACAAACCGATCCCCCTCGGTCATTTCAGCTTCTTCGTGACCAGCCTCGAGACCATGCGCCGTCTTTCGAAGAGCCAAAACGGGTTCGGCGGCGACCTTCGTTACGGCCAGACCGACGGCCTCACCGGCGCCGACAAAATCTGCACCGACACCGCCGACTTCGTGGCCCCGGGCGCGGGCGCCAAGGGCTGGCACGCGTTCTTGTCGGTGACGCAGGGTCCGGGCGGCGGTTCCGTCAACGCCATCGATCGCATCGGCGCAGGGCCTTGGTACGATCGGCTGGGACGTTTACTGGCGATGAACAAGGCGGCACTGCTGGGCCAGCGGCCAACCGGCGCCGACGCCATCATCATCAACGATCTGCCGAACGAATACGGCGTCCCCAATCATCGGCCCGATCCGGCCATGCCCGAAGTGGACAATCACCACGTGCTGACCGGCTCGGATGCCATGGGGCGGCTTTATACCGGCGCTGGCCTCGACAGCACGTGTAAGAACTGGACCAGCGCCGCGCACGACAGCACCAGCCGACCGCGAATCGGATTCTCCTGGCCCGAAGACACGCGCATTAACTGGATCTCCGGCCAGGACGAAGGCGGATGCGGCGCCGGCGTCAACCTCATCCAGACCGGCGGGTCGACGACTGCCAACCCGATCGTCGGCTCCGGCGGCGGCTACGGATCGATCTACTGCTTCGCGATGGTGCCGTAGTCTCCGACGGAGTCTACCTCCATTGACCTTGACGACGGGGGGCGGCCCGGCGGATGATCGCGGGCGTGTTTTCTATCTCTGATGTCCGTTCTGCGCGCAAAGAACCACTGCTGAGAATCATCGGCCTGGCCTTCGCCGTGCTCCTCGTCGGCTGCATCAACGTCGACAACATCTGCCCGCACAAGCCGATCACCCAGGGCGTGTTCGGGGAGATCTTGGATTCGAGTGGAAAACTTGAACAGAACGTGAAGGTCGACATCTTCTCGATGCTGAACGGAATGAAGGACATGATGTTCGGCAGCGTCCAGACCTCCCGCGGCGGATACCAGTTCATCGCCAACCCGTCGGACTATTTTGTGTGCGCGAAAACCGTTTGCTCGACCATCACGGTTCCGACGGGCCTCGTCGAACTCTCGGCGACCGACGACGCCAACGCCGGCCTGACCTGGAACGCGCCCGTGGCGGTTCCGCCGGCGCAGTCGATCGGGCCCTGCAAGTTCGGCGAGTAGTCCCGGCCGCGCGATGGCCACGGCCAGATAGGGACGTGCCCCTGTTCGGTCAGCGACTGGGCGTTCCGGAACCGGAAATTGCTGCGCGCGCCGCTCGCTGGCTGGAAAATTTTTCGTGGCCAGGCAATGTCCGGCGGCTGGGCGGCGCGGATCTTGAAAACTGGCCACAGCACCTTGTGGCGCAAACTGGCCCATACCGGTGAATGACGGCGCCGGCTCCACAGGCATGGTCCTTGCTGTTTAGTCGGGGGGTCGATGAAGCATCAGCTGCATTCCCATCCCAGGGTGAAGATCAGCCGCCTGTGCCGCTGGACGGTTTTCGTGGCTTTCGCCACCCTGGCCGGGTGCGGGGGAGCGCCATCGTCGGCTGACGATCACTGCCCGTCTGCGCCCGGCGTCTCTGGCTCGCCCGGCAGCATCGCCGAGGCGGTGGCGATGGCCAACGCCCTCTATGCCGCGCGCATTCACGACGACGATCCGCTGACCTTGCCTTGTTTCGTTCAGCGCCTGGCTCGGCCTTTGTCGACGGTTGCAGTGACTGGCCAGATCAGCTTGCAGCCGGCAGACGGCGCGCGCAGCCCGCGTATTTTTCTCTTCAGCGGATCGCTGGTGATGTCGGTGGCGCCCTCCGGCGCCGGCAATCCGTTTCTCGAATTGGCCGAATACACGACATCGCCGACCCGATCGATCAAAGCGCAGATGGAATTCCCGCTGACCGCGCCGCTGCCGCTGGCCGACCCGTACGACTCCATCCGCGAGAAAGCCGGCACCGTCTGCGGCGGCTGCCACCGGGACGAGGTGCAGTCGACGTCGGTAACCTTCACCCAGGGCTTCGAGTCCAGCGTCTTTCGACCGCTGCCATCGGAGCAGGTTCCGTTGCTGTATCTGCAAGATCAGACGCGCACCTGCGATCCGAAAGCGGAGCCTGCGCGCTGCGAGATGTTGGACGCCGTCTACAATCACGGCAACGTCACCGTCGGTTCCTTCTCACCCGACGCCGAAACCATCTACGACTGACCATCACGAGTCGGCAGGACGGCTTTTCATGCGTACAATTGGCTCATGGGAATCGTGCTCAAGAGCGAGAGGGAGCTGGCGAAGATGCGGGAGGCGGGACTCATCGTGAGGGCCGTGCTCGACGCGGTCGAGGAGGCCTGCCTGCCCGGGGTAACCACCGCGCAGTTGAACGCGATCGCCGAGCGCGAGCTGCGGCGGGCGAAGGCGACCTCGGCGTTCCTTGGCTACGCTCCGGGCGGAGCGCCGCCGTATCCGGCGGTGCTCTGCACCTCGGTGAACGCGGTGGTCGTTCACGGTATCCCGGATCGGCGTCAGGTGCTGCGGGAAGGGGACGTGGTCGGGATCGACTTCGCCTGTTACAAGGATGGCTACTGCGCGGACGCGGCTCGCACGGTCGCGGTCGGAATCATCAGCGCGCCAGCCCGCGCGCTCATCTCGGCCACCCAGGAATGCCTCGAGCGCGCGATTCGCGCCTGCGTTGCGGGCGCGCGGCTCGGCGACGTGGGCGCCGCGATCCAAGAGCACGCCGAGAAGCTCAGCTATTCGATCGTCCGCGACTTCGTGGGGCACGGCATCGGCCGCGCCATGCACGAGCCACCGAGCGTGCCGAACCATGGCCGCGAAGGCTCGGGGCTTCGGCTGCGGCCGGGGATGGTGCTGGCGATCGAGCCCATGCTGAACGCCGGCGGCGCCGACGTTCGTATGCTCCACGACGGCTGGACGGTCGTCACTGCGGACGCAAGCCTGTCGGCGCACGTCGAGCACACGGTGGCGGTGACCGACGACGGGCCGCGAGTGCTCACGGCCGCCGCCTGAATCCTGACGCCGCAGCGAAAGCGCGGCGTCAGGTGACGGAGGTATCACCAAGGCCCGGGAACGGCGTGGTTGACAGTTATGTGGCCTTCCTGGGCCTCCGTCCCTGATCCGGCGCTGATGGAGCGCGATGTCCGTTGAATCGCGCAGCGCGCGTGCGCCTCTTCGCAGGTGTTGATGGACAAGCTCGGCGCGAGCTTCGAGCCGTAAAACTACCATTTACTATCGACTGTGTAGTTACTATAACTCGAATAGTGACCCCTCCGAAGAGCACCGAGCCGTGCCCTGTTGCGCGCACGCTCGACATCATGGGCGACCGCTGGACGATCCTTATTCTGCGTGAACTGCTGACGAACCCGTCGCGCCGCTTCCAAGATCTCGAGAGGTCCCTCCGCGGCATCAGCCCGAACACTCTCTCGGCGCGGCTGAAGAACCTCGAGGAGCACGCGATCGTCACGCGTCGTCTTTACGAGGAGCACCCTCCGCGCGCCGAGTACGTCCTCACGCGGAAGGGGCGCGACCTCGGTCCGGCCCTCCAGGCGCTCCTCGTCTGGGGACGAAAGCACACGGGTTGAGCCGTGGGCACGCCTGCTCGCGCCGGCTCCGTCTCCGCCGCCCGGGCGGTGCGCGTCGCCTTCGGGTGCGCGCTCTCGGCGCTGAGCGCGGGGATGCTCACGCTCGCTTTCGCGCCGCATCGCGCGTGGTACCTCGTGTGGATCGGCTTCGTGCCGATGCTCGTCGCGCAGCATCGCGTCCTGCCCGGGCGTCT of the Polyangia bacterium genome contains:
- a CDS encoding helix-turn-helix domain-containing protein, which encodes MTPPKSTEPCPVARTLDIMGDRWTILILRELLTNPSRRFQDLERSLRGISPNTLSARLKNLEEHAIVTRRLYEEHPPRAEYVLTRKGRDLGPALQALLVWGRKHTG
- the map gene encoding type I methionyl aminopeptidase, with protein sequence MGIVLKSERELAKMREAGLIVRAVLDAVEEACLPGVTTAQLNAIAERELRRAKATSAFLGYAPGGAPPYPAVLCTSVNAVVVHGIPDRRQVLREGDVVGIDFACYKDGYCADAARTVAVGIISAPARALISATQECLERAIRACVAGARLGDVGAAIQEHAEKLSYSIVRDFVGHGIGRAMHEPPSVPNHGREGSGLRLRPGMVLAIEPMLNAGGADVRMLHDGWTVVTADASLSAHVEHTVAVTDDGPRVLTAAA